The Hymenobacter chitinivorans DSM 11115 genome window below encodes:
- a CDS encoding SDR family oxidoreductase, with protein sequence MNDLTDKVAIVTGASRGIGRAVSLLLAMQGAKVVSVARSTDELDELVHKTNGLAIPADVSDEADVQNVVDEAIRHYGHVDILVCNAGVGSFNLLENNAADEWDRIFDVNVKGTFLFCKFLVPHLKDRKSGHIVGITSDVARRTFEHGTVYGASKFAQDALLGSLRKEVRPHGVKVSTIYPGLVDTYFNESKPGSPDSEKTHLKPADIAQAVRYILEAPPHVVVDELMIHPLTQEW encoded by the coding sequence ATGAACGACCTCACTGATAAAGTCGCCATCGTCACCGGAGCCTCCCGCGGCATTGGTCGGGCGGTGTCTTTGCTGCTGGCCATGCAGGGCGCCAAGGTAGTATCCGTGGCCCGCTCCACCGACGAGCTGGACGAGCTGGTGCACAAAACCAACGGCCTGGCCATTCCCGCCGACGTATCCGACGAAGCCGACGTGCAGAACGTCGTCGATGAAGCCATCCGCCACTACGGCCACGTCGATATCCTGGTCTGCAACGCCGGGGTGGGCTCGTTCAACCTGCTCGAAAACAACGCCGCCGACGAGTGGGACCGAATCTTCGACGTGAACGTGAAGGGCACCTTCCTGTTCTGCAAGTTTCTGGTGCCCCACCTCAAAGACCGCAAGAGCGGCCACATCGTGGGCATTACCTCCGACGTGGCCCGGCGCACCTTCGAGCACGGCACGGTGTACGGAGCCAGCAAGTTTGCCCAGGATGCCTTGCTGGGCTCCTTGCGCAAGGAAGTGCGGCCCCACGGCGTCAAAGTCAGCACCATTTACCCGGGCCTGGTCGATACCTACTTCAACGAATCCAAGCCCGGCAGCCCCGACTCGGAGAAAACCCACCTCAAGCCCGCCGACATTGCCCAGGCCGTGCGCTACATCCTCGAAGCCCCACCCCACGTCGTCGTCGACGAGCTCATGATCCACCCGCTGACGCAGGAGTGGTAA